One window of the Methylocystis parvus OBBP genome contains the following:
- a CDS encoding NifB/NifX family molybdenum-iron cluster-binding protein, which produces MDAPHLRIAITTNSLVELDANFAAAKQFVLYDVSAEESEFVDVVHFSRAGKGKASGGGKANNGGRCVMDDMENDDGTGKDPLVERVSAVDGCGILFTLGLSDLAAVRVNELKVFPVKSERVRAIDDVIAQVQNMMSGTQPLWMRRALSRRNGTPLQEQTAY; this is translated from the coding sequence ATGGATGCCCCTCATCTGCGGATCGCAATTACAACCAACAGCCTCGTCGAGCTCGACGCGAATTTCGCGGCGGCGAAGCAATTCGTCCTTTATGACGTTTCGGCGGAAGAATCCGAATTTGTCGACGTCGTGCACTTTTCCAGAGCCGGAAAGGGCAAAGCGAGCGGCGGCGGAAAAGCGAATAATGGCGGGCGCTGCGTCATGGACGATATGGAAAACGACGATGGGACAGGCAAGGATCCACTCGTTGAGCGTGTTTCCGCAGTGGACGGATGCGGGATACTCTTCACGCTCGGTCTCAGCGATCTTGCCGCCGTTCGGGTGAACGAACTGAAGGTTTTCCCCGTCAAGAGCGAACGCGTTCGCGCCATCGACGATGTGATCGCTCAGGTGCAGAACATGATGTCCGGCACGCAGCCTCTGTGGATGCGGCGCGCTTTGAGCCGGCGGAACGGAACGCCCTTGCAAGAGCAGACGGCGTATTGA
- a CDS encoding GTP-binding protein, whose amino-acid sequence MRIVTVAGPPSVGKTSVILKTIAGLESAAGHVGAVKFDSLSTLDDALYSRAGVPIVTGLAGSLCPDHYFVSNIDDCVEWGHKSNFDLLIAESAGLCNRCSPHIHGVLGVCVVDALSGVHTPRKIGPMLKLADIVVITKGDIVSQAEREVFSYNVRAANPRAVILSFNGITGQGATELGHHFISAPNVESLAGSRLRFSMPSAVCPYCIGETSIGTDHQRGNVRKISFGGTAT is encoded by the coding sequence ATGCGCATTGTGACGGTTGCAGGGCCGCCCTCCGTCGGAAAGACCTCCGTCATCCTCAAGACGATTGCGGGGCTCGAGAGCGCGGCGGGTCACGTCGGCGCGGTTAAATTCGACTCGCTCTCCACTTTGGATGACGCTCTGTATTCCAGAGCCGGCGTGCCGATCGTGACGGGCCTCGCTGGAAGCCTGTGCCCGGATCACTATTTCGTCAGCAATATCGATGATTGCGTCGAATGGGGCCATAAATCGAACTTCGATCTGTTGATCGCCGAGAGCGCCGGCCTCTGCAACCGATGCTCGCCCCATATTCACGGTGTATTGGGCGTTTGCGTCGTCGATGCGCTTTCGGGCGTTCACACGCCGCGCAAGATCGGTCCCATGCTGAAGCTCGCCGACATCGTCGTCATCACCAAGGGCGACATCGTCAGCCAGGCGGAGCGGGAGGTGTTTTCCTACAATGTCCGTGCGGCGAATCCGCGTGCGGTGATTTTGTCGTTCAACGGAATTACGGGTCAGGGCGCGACAGAGCTTGGGCATCATTTCATCAGCGCTCCGAATGTCGAAAGCCTCGCCGGCAGCCGGTTGCGATTTTCCATGCCTTCCGCCGTATGTCCGTATTGCATCGGCGAGACGTCGATCGGCACGGATCACCAAAGAGGCAACGTTCGGAAGATATCTTTCGGGGGGACAGCGACATGA
- a CDS encoding ATP-binding cassette domain-containing protein produces MIADLPTRSLGDLQALHPGIAHVLRLADPSEPKPDMDFASWLETLDLTKLNRAGLSIENLCTHVETLVRQSETLRGPLDFSLKALSLIAGVDKFGGAEAFDLEIAVGEIVCIVGPTGSGKSRLLADIECLAQGDTPSKRKVLINGAKPDPTLRFGSNHGLIAQVSQNMNFVMDLGVGEFLTMHAECRQATDADGVVADVIVCGNELAGERFTAETPLTQLSGGQSRALMIADTALLSASPIVLIDEIENAGIDRRRALDLLVAREKIVLISTHDPILALMGDKRVVIRHGAIAKIIQTSARERACLVELQRLDARFTEVRQRLRVGETIDDEKFEVRWMR; encoded by the coding sequence ATGATCGCCGATCTTCCCACACGTTCGCTCGGCGACTTGCAGGCGTTGCATCCGGGCATCGCCCATGTATTGAGGCTCGCCGATCCAAGCGAGCCGAAGCCCGACATGGACTTCGCATCCTGGCTCGAGACGCTGGATCTGACGAAGCTCAATCGCGCTGGCCTGAGCATCGAGAATTTATGCACCCATGTCGAGACGCTCGTTCGCCAGTCCGAGACCCTGAGAGGGCCGCTCGATTTTTCGCTAAAGGCTCTGTCTTTGATTGCAGGCGTCGACAAATTCGGCGGCGCTGAAGCGTTCGACCTCGAGATCGCCGTTGGCGAGATCGTTTGCATCGTGGGCCCGACGGGGTCGGGCAAGAGCCGGCTTTTGGCGGATATAGAATGCCTGGCTCAGGGCGACACGCCATCGAAGCGCAAGGTTCTGATCAACGGGGCGAAGCCCGATCCCACGCTACGATTCGGCTCCAATCATGGATTAATCGCCCAGGTCTCTCAGAACATGAATTTCGTCATGGATCTTGGAGTCGGAGAGTTTCTGACGATGCACGCGGAATGTCGACAAGCGACGGACGCGGACGGCGTCGTCGCGGATGTTATCGTCTGCGGCAATGAATTGGCAGGCGAACGGTTCACGGCGGAAACGCCGCTGACCCAGCTCAGCGGAGGTCAAAGTCGCGCCTTGATGATTGCCGACACGGCCTTGCTGTCGGCGTCGCCGATCGTTCTCATCGATGAGATTGAGAACGCTGGAATAGACAGGCGTCGTGCGCTCGATCTCCTCGTCGCGAGAGAAAAGATTGTCCTGATTTCCACGCACGACCCCATCCTGGCGCTCATGGGAGACAAGAGGGTCGTTATCCGACACGGCGCGATCGCCAAAATCATTCAGACAAGCGCGCGTGAACGCGCCTGTCTCGTGGAGCTGCAACGGCTTGACGCCCGTTTCACGGAAGTGCGCCAGCGTCTTCGCGTCGGGGAGACAATCGATGACGAAAAATTTGAGGTAAGATGGATGCGCTGA
- the phnE gene encoding phosphonate ABC transporter, permease protein PhnE, translated as MNDINPTPEFDVIDTEWRRREHLKYAFTIGAALCCATAFSFAGGFEFSRYEGAPSTVLKLAADSWPPDFSRWREWGRPLLETLATGVTGTVLGAALALPFAALAAQNIGPSPFIRQSVRIFLNAIRSLPGLIWGVIFVAAIGFGPLPGAFALGVHSTGMLGKLFFEAMEHVDPSPGAALKAHGASELAVFRFAVLPQAVPRLVDALIYRFEHNLRAATTLGVIGAGGLGLQIVTAFHLFEYKEASALIILLLIVVTAVNLLGARVRRRLLAL; from the coding sequence ATGAACGACATCAACCCAACGCCGGAATTCGACGTCATCGATACGGAATGGCGCCGGCGCGAACATCTCAAATATGCCTTCACCATTGGCGCCGCGCTGTGTTGTGCGACCGCTTTCAGCTTTGCAGGAGGCTTTGAATTCAGTCGCTATGAAGGCGCGCCTTCCACCGTGTTGAAGCTCGCCGCAGATTCCTGGCCGCCGGACTTCTCCCGCTGGCGGGAGTGGGGGCGACCCTTGCTCGAAACCCTGGCGACCGGAGTTACTGGAACAGTCCTCGGCGCAGCGCTTGCCCTACCATTCGCAGCTCTCGCGGCGCAGAATATCGGCCCGTCTCCTTTCATACGGCAGAGCGTCCGTATTTTTCTCAACGCGATACGGTCTCTGCCGGGGCTGATCTGGGGTGTGATATTTGTAGCCGCGATTGGTTTTGGGCCTCTGCCGGGCGCATTTGCCTTGGGCGTGCACTCTACCGGAATGCTCGGCAAATTATTCTTCGAAGCGATGGAACATGTGGATCCATCGCCCGGAGCGGCGCTCAAAGCGCATGGCGCGTCCGAGCTCGCGGTGTTTCGCTTCGCTGTTCTCCCCCAGGCCGTGCCGCGCCTTGTCGACGCATTAATATATCGTTTTGAGCATAATCTGCGCGCGGCCACAACGCTGGGCGTCATCGGCGCCGGCGGCCTCGGGCTCCAAATTGTCACGGCGTTTCATTTGTTTGAATACAAGGAGGCGTCCGCCTTGATCATCCTGCTGCTCATCGTCGTGACGGCGGTGAATTTGCTGGGGGCCAGAGTGCGACGGCGGTTATTGGCTTTATGA
- the nifX gene encoding nitrogen fixation protein NifX: MKVAFATQDLERVDAHFGWAKNIAFYEVTVDSYTFIESISFGGDLQEDGDEDKLGPKVAALKGCSILYVAAIGGSGATRVVSQNIHPLKVPQPEKIGDLLDNLQVAMRSSPRPPWLRKVLSKTGERTFDFEEETENA; this comes from the coding sequence ATGAAAGTTGCATTCGCCACTCAGGACCTCGAACGGGTCGACGCCCATTTCGGATGGGCCAAGAACATAGCTTTCTACGAGGTCACAGTCGATTCCTACACTTTCATCGAGTCGATATCCTTCGGCGGCGACCTTCAAGAAGACGGCGATGAAGACAAGCTGGGGCCGAAGGTCGCCGCGCTTAAGGGCTGTTCGATTCTTTATGTCGCCGCGATCGGCGGTTCCGGCGCCACGCGCGTCGTTTCGCAGAACATTCATCCGTTGAAGGTTCCCCAACCCGAAAAGATCGGCGATCTACTCGATAATTTGCAAGTCGCAATGCGGAGCTCGCCGCGGCCGCCATGGCTGCGCAAGGTCCTGTCGAAGACCGGCGAGCGTACGTTCGATTTTGAAGAGGAGACAGAGAATGCCTGA
- a CDS encoding ABC transporter substrate-binding protein, whose protein sequence is MGALTIPLSVEFDPVRRFFGDPAAPRAAPRGWDFLGSCPVPLRARMRDNIAQIAQQRMEAGSALKCCLPMGQGGPSPMERLRFIRNREDFPKFLVSSEHGNAFNRAFHADFVETGSFVSLQPRRATKMFVDAGLIDPKAWIGVYAAAPFVMLIDRERLGSRPIPTAWAQLCDPIYRGEIVFSGWRGGDHDRWRSFNLFFLLAMLRLLGLSRYRSLLENVSQLMHSAQMPRFAGTAASPGAIYVAPWALADLCPRRDRTMVVWPCEGGLAFPLWLTAQAAHERRVSPFADYLFSEETGAWLDRNRYPSVVPGKERFLPENVRLHFLGWDYLRHRAAAHDAKLAAAMFHHSRELMGENLQCAL, encoded by the coding sequence ATGGGTGCGCTGACGATTCCCCTCTCGGTCGAATTCGACCCCGTCCGGAGGTTTTTTGGAGATCCGGCAGCGCCGCGCGCCGCGCCGCGGGGCTGGGATTTTCTTGGATCTTGCCCTGTTCCCTTGCGGGCCCGGATGCGAGACAATATCGCGCAGATCGCCCAGCAGCGCATGGAGGCCGGCAGCGCCCTCAAATGCTGCCTGCCCATGGGGCAAGGCGGGCCGTCGCCGATGGAACGCCTGCGCTTCATCCGTAATCGCGAAGATTTTCCTAAGTTCCTGGTTTCCTCCGAGCACGGGAATGCGTTCAATCGCGCCTTTCACGCCGATTTTGTCGAAACCGGCTCCTTTGTCTCGCTTCAGCCACGTCGCGCAACCAAGATGTTTGTCGACGCTGGCTTGATCGACCCTAAAGCTTGGATTGGCGTTTACGCGGCAGCGCCCTTTGTGATGTTGATTGACCGCGAAAGGCTCGGTAGCCGTCCAATTCCGACCGCATGGGCTCAACTCTGCGATCCGATCTACCGTGGGGAAATTGTCTTTTCCGGATGGCGGGGCGGCGACCATGATCGCTGGCGTTCGTTCAATCTCTTTTTTCTTCTGGCCATGCTCAGATTGCTTGGCCTTTCGAGATACCGGTCGCTGCTCGAGAATGTCTCTCAACTAATGCATTCCGCGCAAATGCCGCGCTTTGCGGGAACCGCGGCTTCGCCCGGCGCAATTTATGTGGCGCCTTGGGCGCTGGCGGATCTGTGCCCGCGGCGCGATCGCACGATGGTGGTATGGCCCTGCGAAGGCGGACTTGCCTTCCCCCTTTGGCTCACGGCCCAAGCGGCGCATGAGCGGCGGGTTTCGCCATTCGCAGACTATTTGTTTTCCGAGGAAACCGGAGCTTGGCTCGATCGGAACCGTTATCCCTCGGTCGTTCCCGGGAAAGAGCGTTTCTTGCCCGAGAATGTGCGCCTCCACTTTCTTGGCTGGGACTATCTTCGCCATCGCGCGGCGGCGCATGACGCAAAACTTGCGGCCGCAATGTTCCACCACAGCCGGGAGCTCATGGGGGAGAACCTTCAATGCGCATTGTGA
- the tsaA gene encoding tRNA (N6-threonylcarbamoyladenosine(37)-N6)-methyltransferase TrmO, whose translation MNSDNEIRPGEVVVPWRATEDAGIAFIGRIETPWKTRADCPRQGQMDGPLCQIILDEIWREALTGISRYPQLEVIYWLHLSRRDLVLQCARQDKVPRGTFSLRSPLRPNPIGTSVVKLEAVQDCRLVVRGLDCIDGTPLLDIKPDRHAF comes from the coding sequence ATGAATAGTGACAATGAAATCCGTCCCGGAGAGGTCGTCGTTCCCTGGCGAGCTACCGAGGATGCGGGCATCGCCTTTATCGGAAGGATAGAAACCCCATGGAAAACCCGAGCCGATTGCCCGCGACAGGGGCAAATGGACGGCCCGCTCTGTCAAATCATACTAGATGAGATTTGGCGAGAGGCCCTGACGGGGATCTCGCGCTACCCGCAGCTCGAAGTAATTTACTGGCTTCACCTCTCCCGGCGCGATCTCGTCCTGCAATGCGCACGACAGGACAAGGTCCCGAGAGGCACTTTTTCGTTGCGCTCGCCGCTCCGACCGAACCCGATCGGGACATCAGTTGTCAAATTAGAGGCAGTTCAAGATTGTAGGCTTGTGGTGCGCGGGCTCGATTGCATTGACGGCACGCCGCTACTCGACATCAAGCCGGATCGCCACGCTTTTTGA
- the phnD gene encoding phosphate/phosphite/phosphonate ABC transporter substrate-binding protein: MPQIFRRRMVVMGVLAMIANYACAGFAEERPPTKLIVGLLPGESAPTVMRLNEPLRAYLQDTLHIPVEIVVGANYAATSEALRFGRIDIAYLGPVTYILQSKRAPLEPFARPSHAGVGSTFQASIIVPAGSAATKLSDLRGGEIAFGDPASTSGTWVPRWQLLAEGLISGRDYTMQVLGAHDAVALAVANRKVAAGGISKPILLRLLKEGKIPADKVRVLQDSPPIPEYMWTFRAGLDPAFKAEIRNAFLNLKDAAALAVFRAEAFVPAKDSDVDDVRRWVADIQAVSQKTAWAPK, translated from the coding sequence ATGCCTCAGATTTTTCGACGGCGAATGGTTGTCATGGGCGTTCTTGCGATGATCGCCAATTACGCCTGTGCAGGCTTCGCGGAGGAACGGCCGCCGACGAAGCTGATCGTGGGTTTGCTACCCGGGGAGTCAGCGCCGACGGTCATGAGGTTGAACGAGCCGCTTCGCGCCTATCTTCAAGACACGTTGCATATTCCGGTAGAGATCGTCGTCGGAGCCAATTACGCCGCAACGTCCGAAGCCTTGCGCTTTGGCCGCATCGATATCGCCTATCTGGGTCCGGTAACTTATATTCTGCAATCGAAGCGCGCGCCGCTCGAACCTTTCGCACGACCAAGCCATGCCGGCGTCGGATCAACTTTTCAAGCTTCAATCATCGTTCCAGCCGGGAGCGCCGCAACCAAATTGAGCGATTTGAGGGGCGGAGAAATCGCCTTTGGCGACCCGGCGTCGACGTCGGGCACCTGGGTTCCGCGTTGGCAATTGCTGGCGGAAGGCCTCATATCGGGTCGCGATTATACGATGCAGGTTCTCGGCGCCCATGACGCTGTCGCTCTTGCCGTCGCGAACAGGAAGGTTGCGGCGGGCGGCATTTCCAAGCCGATCCTCCTCAGACTGCTGAAAGAAGGGAAAATCCCAGCCGACAAGGTCCGTGTGCTGCAAGATTCGCCGCCGATCCCCGAATATATGTGGACCTTCCGCGCGGGCCTCGACCCGGCCTTCAAAGCGGAGATAAGGAACGCCTTTTTGAATCTGAAGGATGCGGCGGCGCTTGCGGTCTTCCGGGCCGAGGCCTTCGTTCCAGCGAAGGATTCAGACGTCGATGACGTTCGCCGCTGGGTCGCCGACATACAAGCCGTTAGTCAGAAAACTGCGTGGGCCCCAAAATGA
- a CDS encoding sigma-54 interaction domain-containing protein yields MGSLRITTSTNRLAARKDVAVAKDFNAEASRPLTIENNRKKFEPHICDCDLGECRTNVLPFMNEMGRISVGAENLGETLQILLEMLQKHMNVVRAMVTLFEPGSGNIFIHQSFGLSEEEQAKGVYFLGEGITGKVVETGQAIVVPRIGDEPSFLDRTGSRTKPADQKLSFICVPIVRSKKVLGTISAERIYDDARLLKMDVEVLSILATMTAQAVELYLLENVEKVALENENRRLRSALKAQFKPTNIIGNSKPMQDVYKLIDRVSRTKTTVLILGESGVGKELVASAIHYNSRASKGPFVKFNCAALPESVIESELFGHEKGSFTGAVGSRKGRFEEAHGGTIFLDEVGELSLPVQAKLLRVLQEKTFERVGGNAQIKVDLRILAATNRDLPEMVEKGTFREDLYYRLNVFPITIPPLRERGNDIIALADHFVGNFAHSLGVEIKRISTSAINMLLAYHWPGNVRELENIIERAIILSDDGVIHGYNLPPSLQMPILEEVESKGTLEARLSAIEYEMIVEALKVHHGNTTEAAKSLGLTRRILGLRLAKYSLDHKNFHAHAQA; encoded by the coding sequence ATGGGCAGCCTGCGTATTACGACGTCAACAAATCGGTTGGCAGCAAGGAAGGATGTCGCCGTGGCGAAGGACTTCAATGCGGAGGCTTCTCGGCCTCTGACGATTGAAAACAACCGAAAGAAATTTGAACCCCATATCTGCGATTGCGATTTGGGAGAATGCCGCACCAACGTGCTTCCTTTCATGAACGAAATGGGTCGAATTTCTGTCGGCGCCGAAAATCTGGGGGAGACCCTGCAAATACTTCTCGAAATGCTCCAGAAGCACATGAATGTCGTGCGCGCGATGGTGACGCTATTCGAGCCCGGATCGGGCAATATATTTATTCACCAAAGCTTCGGATTGAGCGAAGAAGAGCAGGCGAAGGGGGTTTACTTCCTTGGCGAGGGCATTACCGGAAAGGTTGTCGAGACCGGACAAGCTATCGTCGTTCCCCGAATAGGCGACGAACCCAGTTTTCTCGACCGTACCGGCAGCCGAACAAAACCAGCTGATCAGAAGCTCAGCTTTATCTGCGTCCCCATCGTGCGAAGCAAGAAAGTGCTCGGCACAATAAGCGCGGAGCGCATCTATGACGACGCCAGGCTGCTTAAAATGGATGTCGAGGTTTTGTCGATTCTCGCCACGATGACGGCGCAAGCGGTCGAACTCTATTTGCTGGAAAACGTTGAAAAGGTCGCGCTTGAAAATGAGAACAGGCGCCTTCGAAGCGCCTTGAAAGCCCAGTTCAAACCAACGAACATCATCGGCAACTCCAAGCCCATGCAAGACGTGTACAAGCTGATCGACCGCGTATCACGCACGAAGACGACCGTTCTCATTCTCGGCGAGAGCGGCGTCGGTAAGGAATTGGTTGCGAGCGCCATCCATTATAATAGCCGTGCGTCGAAAGGCCCGTTCGTAAAATTCAATTGTGCGGCGCTCCCCGAAAGCGTCATTGAGAGCGAGCTGTTCGGACATGAGAAAGGCTCCTTCACCGGCGCCGTCGGTTCTCGAAAGGGACGTTTCGAAGAGGCGCATGGCGGCACGATTTTTCTGGACGAAGTCGGCGAACTTTCCCTGCCGGTCCAGGCCAAGCTCCTTCGCGTCCTTCAGGAAAAGACCTTCGAGCGCGTGGGCGGAAACGCTCAGATAAAGGTGGACCTGCGGATCCTCGCCGCAACGAACAGAGATCTTCCCGAGATGGTCGAAAAAGGAACTTTCCGGGAGGACCTCTATTACCGTCTGAACGTCTTTCCGATTACGATACCGCCTTTGCGGGAGCGCGGAAACGACATCATCGCATTGGCGGACCACTTCGTCGGAAATTTCGCGCATTCGCTCGGAGTTGAAATAAAACGAATCTCCACGTCAGCCATAAATATGCTCTTGGCGTATCACTGGCCAGGGAATGTGCGCGAGCTTGAAAATATCATCGAGCGGGCGATAATTCTCTCAGACGACGGCGTGATCCATGGATATAATTTGCCGCCTTCTCTGCAAATGCCCATCCTTGAAGAGGTCGAATCCAAGGGTACGCTCGAAGCGCGCCTCAGCGCGATTGAATATGAAATGATCGTTGAAGCGCTCAAGGTTCATCACGGCAACACGACAGAAGCCGCCAAATCTCTTGGCCTGACCCGACGCATTCTCGGATTGCGCCTCGCCAAATATAGTCTCGATCACAAAAACTTTCACGCACACGCTCAGGCGTAA
- a CDS encoding NAD(P)H nitroreductase — MDALTLLLERRSCTALTEPAPAGEALETILHAALRVPDFQRLRPFRFLIATGDGLERLGEMMAEAASLSGQPPNVIERAPKMPLRAPMVIVVAAVYRPSTVVKRFEQELSAGCAVMAMQMAALAQGFGGIWRSGWPMFDRNLHRLLSLDADTQIVGFLYLGTPASAAEKQLERPDPWQFVGRL; from the coding sequence ATGGATGCGCTGACGCTGCTCTTAGAACGACGCTCATGCACCGCTTTGACGGAGCCTGCGCCCGCCGGCGAAGCGCTGGAGACAATCCTGCATGCTGCGCTTCGCGTGCCCGATTTCCAAAGGCTACGGCCGTTCCGATTTCTCATCGCGACGGGCGACGGACTCGAGCGCCTCGGCGAGATGATGGCCGAAGCGGCGTCCCTTTCCGGCCAGCCGCCTAACGTTATCGAACGCGCGCCGAAGATGCCGTTGCGGGCGCCAATGGTCATCGTCGTCGCGGCGGTTTATCGCCCGAGCACGGTCGTGAAACGGTTCGAACAAGAACTCAGCGCCGGATGCGCCGTCATGGCGATGCAGATGGCGGCGCTTGCGCAAGGCTTTGGCGGTATCTGGCGATCGGGCTGGCCAATGTTTGACAGAAATCTACACCGGCTGCTGAGCCTTGACGCGGACACGCAGATCGTTGGGTTCTTATATTTGGGAACGCCCGCCTCCGCGGCGGAAAAGCAACTGGAACGACCGGATCCTTGGCAATTCGTGGGGCGGCTGTAA
- a CDS encoding CCE_0567 family metalloprotein, with translation MSDIDELKAEIRKLSAKAMKMKLNLHDLSEELPLNWTTIISVAQETYDAYAALEAARKKLKELEAA, from the coding sequence ATGAGCGACATCGATGAACTTAAGGCCGAAATCAGGAAGCTCTCGGCCAAAGCCATGAAAATGAAGTTGAACTTGCACGATCTGTCTGAAGAGTTGCCATTGAACTGGACCACAATTATCTCGGTTGCGCAGGAGACCTACGACGCCTATGCGGCGCTGGAGGCGGCGCGCAAGAAGCTCAAGGAGCTAGAGGCGGCCTGA
- a CDS encoding phosphonate ABC transporter ATP-binding protein, producing MTVTDLSLERNGRLILDKARLSIDQGQITAIVGPSGAGKSSLIHVLNGSITPTSGVIHATDLGPLSSPTTWERMRKRTGTIFQGNALIGRLPALDNVLSGLVDTRHPLSLLPWSRVARARAMDALRQVDLLDRAFERTENLSGGEQQRVGIARALARQPRLLFADEPFSALDRPLAMRFCELFAASTRETGRTVVLVTHQLDLARAFADRVIGLRSGRIAFDGPTTLFDKEAERYVFSGNSNL from the coding sequence ATGACGGTCACGGACCTCAGCCTGGAACGCAACGGACGTCTTATCCTGGACAAAGCGCGGTTGAGCATTGACCAAGGACAGATAACGGCGATTGTCGGCCCCTCCGGCGCTGGAAAGAGCAGTCTGATTCATGTTCTTAATGGGAGCATCACGCCGACGAGCGGCGTGATCCACGCGACTGACCTCGGACCCTTGTCGAGCCCTACGACTTGGGAGCGCATGCGAAAACGCACGGGGACGATATTTCAGGGCAACGCGCTGATCGGACGCCTGCCCGCTTTAGACAATGTTTTGAGCGGCCTGGTGGATACGCGCCATCCCCTCTCCCTCCTGCCCTGGTCGCGCGTTGCGCGCGCGCGCGCCATGGACGCCCTTCGCCAGGTCGATTTGCTCGACCGCGCGTTCGAGCGAACGGAAAACCTTTCGGGCGGTGAACAGCAGCGTGTGGGGATCGCCCGGGCGCTGGCGCGACAACCCCGTCTTCTCTTCGCGGACGAGCCGTTCTCAGCTTTAGATCGACCGCTTGCGATGCGGTTTTGTGAGCTCTTCGCCGCCTCGACGCGAGAGACCGGCCGCACAGTTGTTCTCGTCACACATCAGCTCGATCTGGCGCGCGCCTTTGCCGACAGAGTCATCGGTCTCAGATCCGGCCGAATCGCCTTCGACGGTCCCACGACTTTGTTCGACAAGGAGGCGGAACGATACGTTTTCAGCGGCAACAGCAATCTATGA